The Halobacillus amylolyticus nucleotide sequence TTGCCATCTTCTGTATACATCTTTATCGCAAAGCCGCGTGGGTCTCGTTCTGTTTCCGGCGAGTCTTTCGCTCCTGCCACTGTGGAGAAACGTACCATTAACGGCGTTCTCTTCCCAGCACCCGAAAATACTTTTGCGCGAGTATACTTCTCTACCGGTTCATCTCCAACTTTTCCGTACGTTTCAAAATATCCAAATGCTCCAGATCCACGCGCGTGTACTACACGCTCCGGTACCTCTTCCCGGTCAAAGTGGGAAATTTTTTCAATGAAATCGTAATTTTCAAGGGTGGCTGAACCACGATTACCAATTGTACGGATGTTTTGGTTATCCGTTACAGGACGGCCCTGGCGCGTTGTCAACGTCTCACGTTCCACATCTTGTCTGTTTGAAGCATTCTTATCTTTGTTCTCTGCCAAAATGAAAACCTCCTAAAAATTTGCTCCCCCTATCTTACCTCTTATTAGAAAAATTATGCAGAAATGACAGTGCTCAATGTTTACAAAATATATCCACGCTCTTCATTATACTCGGCAACAATTATGCTTCAGTGAGGAGAATATGCTAAGGTTGTTTCTGATAAGTTGGGCCACGCTTCGTGCTCCAAACACACAAATATATTCGGCAGTGAGATTGAAGGAGCATCGAAAAAACTAATTTGAAATGAATGTAGTCAATTGATAGTCACTTATAAAGTAAAACAAGCGCAAACCCATAGTAAATCAAGGGTTTGCGCTTTAAGTTCTTACATCACTCTTTTAAACATCTTTTCCATTTCGTATTCAGAGAAAAACACAATGATTGGTCTCCCATGCGGACATGTAAAAGGATCCGTTGATAATCGTAAGTCTTCGAGCAGTTGAAACATGTCGGTTTGATTCAAGTAATGATTCGCTTTAATGGAACGTTTACATGACATGAGGATCGCCGCTTCTTCTCTTAGTTTCGTCACGTTAATCCGCTCATCGCTCATCAATTGTTCTACCATTTCCTGTATAACCTCCTCTTCAAAACCTTGAGGAAACCATTGAGGATGTGATCGGATAATGTAACTGTTATCCCCGAATGTTTCAAAAAAGAGGCCGACCCTTTCCAACTCTTCTTTGTATTCTTCGATTCGTAGGGCTTCCTGTTTTTGGAATTCGAACGTCAGCGGTACGAGCAATTCTTGTACTTCTTGAACGACTTCACCAATTTGATCCCGAAAAAACTCATATTTGATGCGCTCTTGAGCTGCATGCTGATCTACGATGTACATGCCCTCTTCATTTTGCGCTAAGATGTATGTTCCGTGAAGCTGGCCGATTGGATACATCGTCGGTACACGCTTTTTGTCCTCCTGCTTTTCTTCAGCATAGGATGCTTCCGTTTCTAATTCCTCCATCCGCGGCTCTGGTTGTGCTTGCATTTCTTTGACAACGGAATGCTGCTGATCAACAAACGAGCTGGCTTCAGTTGTCGGATTCGCAGAGGTCGCAGTCGCTGGTGGTCTGTTCTCAGGCTGTGCCTGGTAAAGGTCGAAACTCCCTTGTTCATTGGATGGTATCGGTGGATTTTTTTCCTTTTTTTGTTCTACTTTGGGAATCAATGTCTGTTTCCTGAAGGTTTCGCGAATCGTCGTCTCAACAATCTCGTAAAGTTCTTTCTCTTTAGAGAATCGGGCTTCTAGTTTCGCGGGATGAACATTCACATCAACCAAGATCGGATCCATTTCTACTTTTAAGACAACAATTGGACTTTTCCCGATTGGAAGCAATGTGTGGTACCCTTGCTGAATGGCCTTGTTGAGGGCAATGTTTCGAATATACCGATCATTAATAATGGTAGATATATAGTTTCTCGATGCTCGGTATACTTCTGGTTTAGCGATATAGCCAGTTACCTTAAAATCGAGCGTCTCCGCTTCAATCGGCACCATATTTTTTGCTACATTCATACCATATATTTTTGCAATAACTTGCAGTAGATCTCCTCGTCCATTTGTTCTAAATAATTCCTTATCATTATGGGTGCATGTAAATTTAACATCAGGATGAGCTAGGGCCATGCGATTCAATACATCTGTGATATGGCCGAGTTCTGTATGGATCGTTTTCATATATTTTAAACGAGCGGGTGTATTGAAGAAAAGTTCCTCGACAAATAAATCTGTACCTTGCCTAGCGTCACTTTTCGATTCTTCAATGACCTTGCCGCCTTCAAATTTAATTTTTGTTCCAGCTTTTTCCCCTGTTGAGGTTTGAACCGTTAGTCGGCTGACGGCAGCTATACTTGCCAGTGCTTCTCCTCGAAAACCTAGGGTACGTACATGGAATAGATCATTTTCATCCTTTATCTTACTTGTCGCATGACGGTGGAAGGCCTTTTCGGTATCTTCTTGATCCATGCCATACCCATTATCGGTAATCCGAATCTGCTGCAGGCCGGCTTCTAAAAGCTCAATATTCACCCATGTACTACCGGCGTCAATGCTGTTTTCAACTAATTCTTTGACAACAGAAGCCGGGCGTTCCACCACTTCGCCAGCAGCGATTTTGTTAGCTAAGTGGTCAGGCATTAATTGAATTCGTGCCATGAAAGGTCCTCCTTCCTTACGACTTAATCTGCTTTTGCAAGCGGTGAAGTTCATTCATCGCATCCATAGGGGTCATTTGCATTAAATTTAAATCCTTGAGCTGTTTCTCAATTCCCGAAGGCTTGCTTTGCCTGGTAGGCTTCGGTTCTTCAACAAACAAACTTAATTGTCCGTCATCGGTTGAAGCGGCCACTTCAGAACTGCCAGCTTCCAAATGGCTTAACAAGTACGTCGCTCGTTCAATGAGCGAATCCGGTAAATCGGCTAAT carries:
- the mutL gene encoding DNA mismatch repair endonuclease MutL, with product MARIQLMPDHLANKIAAGEVVERPASVVKELVENSIDAGSTWVNIELLEAGLQQIRITDNGYGMDQEDTEKAFHRHATSKIKDENDLFHVRTLGFRGEALASIAAVSRLTVQTSTGEKAGTKIKFEGGKVIEESKSDARQGTDLFVEELFFNTPARLKYMKTIHTELGHITDVLNRMALAHPDVKFTCTHNDKELFRTNGRGDLLQVIAKIYGMNVAKNMVPIEAETLDFKVTGYIAKPEVYRASRNYISTIINDRYIRNIALNKAIQQGYHTLLPIGKSPIVVLKVEMDPILVDVNVHPAKLEARFSKEKELYEIVETTIRETFRKQTLIPKVEQKKEKNPPIPSNEQGSFDLYQAQPENRPPATATSANPTTEASSFVDQQHSVVKEMQAQPEPRMEELETEASYAEEKQEDKKRVPTMYPIGQLHGTYILAQNEEGMYIVDQHAAQERIKYEFFRDQIGEVVQEVQELLVPLTFEFQKQEALRIEEYKEELERVGLFFETFGDNSYIIRSHPQWFPQGFEEEVIQEMVEQLMSDERINVTKLREEAAILMSCKRSIKANHYLNQTDMFQLLEDLRLSTDPFTCPHGRPIIVFFSEYEMEKMFKRVM